The Pseudomonas putida nucleotide sequence TGATCGGCTACCTGTCGCACTGGGTGTTCGCGATGTTCGGCTGGCAGGTGCCGCTGATCTACTGCCTGCTGTTCGGCGCGCTGATCTCCCCGACCGATCCGATCGCCGTGCTGGGCGCGCTGCGTACCGCCAACGCCTCCAAGCCGCTGAAGACCACCATCGTCGGCGAGTCGTTGTTCAACGACGGTACTGCGGTGGTGGTGTTTACCGTGTTGCTGGGCATCATCCAGCTCGGTGAAACGCCGAGCGTCTCCGACACCGCCATCCTGTTCGCCCGCGAAGCCATCGGCGGTGTGCTGTTCGGCGGCGTGATCGGCTATGCCACCTACCGCATGATCAAGAGCGTCGAGCAGTATCAGGTCGAGGTGATGTTGACCCTGGCGCTGGTGATCGGTGGTTCGGCAATGTGCTACGAACTGCATGTTTCGGCACCGATCGCCATGGTGGTCGCGGGCCTGATCATCGGTAACCTGGGCCGTAACCTGGCAATGAACGACATGACCCGCCGCTACATGGACGGCTTTTGGGAACTGATCGATGACATGCTCAATGCCCTGCTATTCGCCCTGATCGGCCTGGAACTGTTGCTGTTGCCGTTCAACTGGCTGCACCTGGCGGCGGGTGGCGTGCTGGCGTTGGCGGTGCTGCTGTCGCGGCTGCTGACCGTGGCCCCGGCGATCGTGCTGTTGCGGCGCTGGCGGCCGGTGCCGAAAGGTACCGTGCGAGTTCTGACCTGGGGTGGCTTGCGTGGCGGGGTTTCGGTGGCCCTGGCGCTGTCGCTGCCACTGGGCGCGGAACGTGACCTGCTGTTGTCGATCACCTACATCGTAGTGTTGTCATCGATCCTGGTACAAGGTTTGAGCATTGGCCGCGTGGTACGCAAAGTCAGCGCACAGCCTTGAAAAGGCAGGGGCCGCTTTGCGGCCCCTGACAATCACTCGACTGCGGAGTCCGGGAACTGGTCCTGGACGTACTTGATCTCGGTCCGCCCATGGGCCGCCGGCAAGCCGTCTTCGCCCAGGTTGACGAAGACCATCTTGTCGACCGTCAGAATGCTCTTGCGGGTAATCTTGTTGCGTACTTCGCACTTGAGGGTGATCGAGGTACGGCCAAACTCGGTGGCCGTGATGCCCAGTTCGATGATATCGCCCTGGCGCGAGGCACTGACGAAGTTGATCTCCGACATGTACTTGGTCACCACGCGCTGGTTGCCCAGCTGGACGATGGCATAGATTGCCGCTTCTTCGTCGATCCAGCGCAGCAAGCTGCCGCCGAACAGCGTGCCGTTGGGGTTGAGGTCTTCGGGTTTTACCCATTTGCGGGTGTGAAAGTTCATCTTTACTCCTGACCTGCTTGGCTAACGTGAAGTAATGATGGCAGAGCGGCCGCCACCGCTCCATTGAACATCGACTATCGTCGCGATAAATCGACAGAAAGCCTTGGGTGTGTCACACAGCCACGGCTATAATCGCTGCCGATTCTCATGGCTGCCCGCAGTGGCGGCCATCCCGCCACCCATCCGAGGGGCGCTGCAGCAGGCTCGGCCTGTCAGGCTCGGTTGGGGCGTTGTCCGCTGAAGCGGACGCTCAACGCACAACGGCGCCCATTCGCACACTACGAATGGAGGCTCTCATGAGCGCTGTAAACACGCCTGCTGGTTTTTCCGACTTCAAGGTCGCCGACATTTCCCTGGCCGACTGGGGCCGCAAGGAAGTCATCATCGCCGAATCGGAAATGCCGGCACTGATGGGCCTGCGCCGCAAGTATCAAGCCGAGCAACCGCTCAAGGGCGCCAAGATCATCGGCTGCATCCACATGACCATCCAGACCGCCGTGCTGATCGAGACCCTGGTCGCCCTGGGCGCCGAAGTTCGCTGGTCGTCGTGCAACATCTTCTCCACCCAGGACCAGGCCGCTGCCGCCATTGCCGCCGCCGGCATTCCTGTGTTCGCCTGGAAAGGTGAAACCGAGCAGGAGTACGAGTGGTGCATCGAGCAGACCATCCTGAAAGATGGCCAGCCTTGGGACGCCAACATGGTGCTGGACGACGGTGGTGACCTGACCGAAATCCTGCACAAGAAATACCCGGCCATGCTGGAAAAGATCCACGGCGTGACCGAAGAAACCACCACTGGCGTGCACCGCCTGCTGGACATGCTGGCCAAGGGCGAGCTGAAAGTCCCGGCGATCAACGTCAACGACTCGGTCACCAAGAGCAAGAACGACAACAAGTACGGCTGCCGTCACAGCCTGAACGATGCCATCAAGCGCGGCACCGACCACCTGCTGTCGGGCAAGCAGGCCCTGGTAATCGGCTATGGTGACGTGGGCAAGGGCTCGGCCCAGTCGCTGCGTCAGGAAGGCATGATCGTCAAGGTCACCGAAGTCGACCCGATCTGCGCCATGCAAGCCTGCATGGACGGCTTCGAAGTCGTTTCGCCGTTCAAGGACGGTATCAACACCGGTACCGAAGCCGGCATCAATGCCGACCTGTTGGGCCGCATCGACCTGATCGTCACCACCACCGGTAACGTCAACGTCTGCGACGCCAACATGCTCAAGGCCCTGAAGAAGCGTGCCGTGGTCTGCAACATCGGCCACTTCGACAACGAAATCGACACCGCCTTCATGCGCAAGAACTGGGCATGGGAAGAGGTCAAGCCGCAGGTTCACAAGATCCACCGCACTGGCGCTGGCACCTTCGACCCGCAGAACGACGACTACCTGATCCTGCTGGCCGAAGGCCGCCTGGTGAACCTGGGCAACGCCACTGGCCACCCAAGCCGCATCATGGACGGTTCGTTCGCCAACCAGGTGCTGGCGCAGATCTTCCTGTTCGAGCAGAAGTTCGCTGAACTGCCAGCTGCCAAGAAGGCCGAGCGCCTGACCGTGGAAGTGCTGCCGAAGAAACTCGACGAAGAAGTGGCCCTGGAAATGGTCCGCGGTTTCGGTGGCGTGGTCACCCAGCTGACTCCGCAACAGGCCGAGTACATCGGCGTGACCGTCGAAGGCCCGTTCAAGCCGGACGCCTACCGCTACTAAGCGGCAGGCTTGGAGCGACACGCTTCAACGCCGAAACCTGAACGATGCCCAAGCCAGATCGGCCATCACCGATCTGGCTTTTACTTGCAGCTTGCTGCCAGAGGCTTGCTGCTCGAGGAACGCCTGATGTCCCAAGATCGCCGTTACAGTTTCGAGTTCTTCCCAACCAAGACCGACGCCGGTCACGAAAAGCTGATGGGCGTAGCTCGCCAGCTGGCCGCGTACAACCCGGACTTCTTCTCCTGCACCTACGGTGCCGGCGGCTCTACCCGCGACCGCACGCTGAACACCGTGCTGCAGCTGGAAAGCGAAGTGAAGATTCCTGCCGCGCCGCACCTGTCGTGCGTCGGCGACACCAAAGACGAACTGCGCGCCCTGCTGGCCGAGTACAAGGCCGCCGGCATCAAGCGCATCGTCGCCCTGCGTGGCGACCTGCCATCGGGCATGGGCATGGCCAGTGGTGAGCTGCGCTATGCCAGCGATCTGGTCGAGTTCATTCGCCAGGAAACCGGCGACCACTTCCACCTGGAAGTTGCCGCCTATCCGGAAATGCACCCGCAAGCGCGCAACTTCGAAGCCGACCTGGGCAACTTCGTGCACAAGGTCAAGGCCGGTGCCGACAGCGCCATCACCCAGTACTTCTTCAACGCCGACAGCTACTTCTACTTCGTCGAGCGTGCACAGAAAATGGGCGTGGATATCCCGGTGGTGCCCGGTATCATGCCGATCACCAACTACAGCAAACTGGCGCGTTTCTCCGATGCCTGCGGCGCCGAGATCCCGCGCTGGATCCGCAAGCAGCTGGAAGCCTACGCCGACGATACCGCGAGCATCCAGGCCTTTGGCGAAGAAGTCATCACCCGCATGTGCGAGCAACTGCTGCAAGGCGGCGCGCCGGGCCTGCACTTCTACACCCTCAACCAGGCCGAGGCGAGCCTGGCTATCTGGAACAATCTGAAACTGCCACGCTGAAACTTTTTGGCATCATCGGATTCAGAAACAATTAAGGCTTTAGTCGTAGACTAGGGCCTTATTTACTTTCTGGCCCTGATAGGTGTCGTTCGCAATGCAACATTTCCTGCCATCTCGCCCTCAGCTCGTGTACCTGGCGTTCGGCCCCGCCACCTATCATCAAGAAGCCTGCTTCAGCATCGTCAGTGCCCTCGCGCACCTGAAGGGCAGTGCCACTCAGGCCATCGACATCCAGGTCTATACCGACAATGCCGAGCCCTACAGCAAACTGCCAGTAACCGTTCATCTGCTCGACGAAGCTACCCGCAAGGCCTGGAACCAGCCCCACGGCTATCACTTCCGCAGCAAGCACGTGCTGTTGCGCCAGGTGCTGCAGCAACATCCTCAGGCCGTGCTGATCGACACCGATACCTTTTTCCGCAAATCGCCGCTGCAACTGTTCCAGCGAGTCAACCCCGGCACGCTGCTGTGCAACGCCATCGGCGCGCGCTACGGTGCGAATCAGCAGTGCCTGCTGTACACGAACCTGCTCGGCATTCTCGAGTCGCGCGGCCTGGCCGACTGCCAGATGCCGCTGGTCAACTCGGGCGTAATCGGCCTGTGTGCCGAGGATACCGACGTGCTGGACCGCTCCATTGCCATGATGGACGAGTTCTACCCGTTGGCGCGCACCGCCTATACCCTGGAAGAGTTCTGCCTGGCGGTGGCCGCTTACCGCAAGATGGAACTGGCCGAGTGCACCGATGTGATCCACCACTACTGGAGCCGCAAGGCCCAGTTCCGCGCCAAGATCCAGGCCTGGTTGCGCAAGCACGGCGATAACCCGCTAGGTGCGGCGGCGCTTGCCGATGTGGCATTGGTCAACGACCAACTGCCACGCCCACCGACCTTGCAGCGCCTGGGCTACAAGGCCTTGAGCCTGACCATGCCCAGCCGCGAGCGCCAGTTCGTACGCGAGCTGCTGTATGGCTGCTACCCCTATTCCAACGAGTTCGATCGCGCCTGTGCATCGGCATGGTGGGACAAGGCGCTGGAAAACCTCAACGAGCGCCACGGGCGCATCGAGCCCGAGCAACTGCGCCAGTGCCTGCGTCACCCGAGCCTGCGCCTGTCACTGGGTGGCCGGCGCAAGGAAATCGAGGCACACCTGCTGCGTTCTTCCCATCGCTGAGGCTGGCACCGGGGGCTTCCATCTTCACTGGCCTTGCCCCTGGTGAGCGCGTAATCTCGCGCCATGCCCCACATCGCCCAATTGCTGTGCATCCTGCTGCTCGCCTGCCTGAGCCCGATGGCGCTGGGCGAGCGGCTGCGCCTGGTCAGCGACGACTGGGCGCCCTATGTGTATCGCGATGGTGGCCGGGCCAAAGGTATCGACTACGAAGTCACCACCGAGGTCTTCCGACGCCTGGGTGTCGAGGTGGACTGGCAGTTCCTGCCGTGGAAGCGCTGCCTGGCCTTGGTGGAACAGGGCCAAGCTGACGGCGTGATGGACATTTTCCAGGTTGAATCGCGCAAGGCGTATTTGGTCTACCCGACAGAACCCATGTCCGATGTCGAGTTCGTGCTGTTTCAGGCCAGCGACCGGCGCCATGCCATCCGCCAGCTGGATGACCTCAGCGGCCTGACCGTAGGCACGTCGCCGGGCTACGCCTACGACAAAGCGTTCAATGAATCCCAGGCGTTCCGCCGCGAAACCGCACCGAGCCACGAAGCCAATTTCGGCAAACTCATTCGGGGGCGCATCGATCTGCTGGTCACCGACCGTCTGGTCGGGCGTTACCTGCGCAAGCAGCTTGGCCTCGAACAGCAGGTCGAAGAGCTGCCCTTGGTCATCAGCCGTCAGGCGCAATACCTGGGCCTTGCGCGCAAACCCGGGCGCGAACAACTGGCCGAGGCGTTTGCCGAAGAACTGCGTCGTTTCAAGCAGGAACCGGCGTTCGAGGCGATTATCCAACACTACATCGGCGACACTGGCAATCTTGCCGGCGCCGTTGAGCAGCAGGAAAGCAGCACGCTGCGTTAGCTCTGTTATACTCGGGCCTTCCCGCCCGGCTCACGCCCGGACGCTCGGCCTCGCAACAGGCATCCCGATCGGCATCGACGCAACTTTGCGTCCACCCTCCGCTTCCCGGATGTGCAGTGAAAGCCCAGCTGGACCGGACGCGATCGCATCCCTTGGATGCCCGTCGCGCCAGGCAGAATATCCCAACGGGCCCAGCCCCCACGAGAACAGGATTGCCCATGTCCTTTGCTTCCCTCGGACTCTCCGAGGCTCTTGTCCGCGCTATCGAGGCAGCGGGCTACACCCAGCCGACCCCGGTGCAACAGCGGGCCATTCCCGCCGTGTTGCAAGGCCGCGACCTGATGGTCGCCGCACAGACAGGTACTGGTAAAACCGGCGGCTTCGCCTTGCCGATCCTCGAGCGCCTGTTCCCGGCCGGCCACCCCGACAAATCTCAGCGTCATGGCCCGCGCCAGCCGCGGGTCCTGGTCCTGACCCCGACCCGTGAACTCGCCGCCCAGGTACACGACAGCTTCAAGGTGTACGCCCGCGACCTGCCACTGGTCAGCGCCTGCATCTTTGGTGGCGTCGGCATGAACCCGCAGATCCAGGCCATTGCCAAGGGTGTCGACGTGCTCGTCGCCTGCCCGGGGCGCCTGCTCGACTTGGCCGGCCAAGGCAAGGTCGACCTTGCCCACGTGGAAATCCTGGTCCTGGACGAAGCCGACCGGATGCTCGACATGGGCTTCATCCATGACGTGAAAAAGGTCCTCGCCCGCCTGCCGGCCAAGCGCCAGAACCTGCTGTTCTCGGCGACCTTCTCCAAGGACATCACCGACCTGGCCGACAAGCTCCTGCACAACCCGGAGCGCATCGAGGTCACCCCGCCGAACACCACCGTCGAGCGTATCGAGCAGCGCGTCTACCGCCTGCCCGCCAGCCACAAGCGTGCCCTGCTGGCGCACTTGATCACGCTGGGTGCCTGGGAGCAGGTACTGGTATTCACTCGCACCAAGCACGGCGCCAACCGCCTGGCCGAATACCTGGAAAAGCACGGCCTGACCGCTGCCGCGATCCACGGTAACAAGAGCCAGAACGCCCGCACCAAGGCCCTGGCCGACTTCAAGGCCAACAGTGTGCGCGTGCTGGTAGCCACCGACATCGCCGCCCGTGGCCTGGACATCGACCAGCTGCCCCACGTGGTCAACTTCGAGCTGCCGAACGTCGAAGAAGACTACGTGCACCGCATCGGCCGTACCGGCCGTGCCGGGCGCTCGGGCGAGGCCATCTCCATGGTCGCGCCGGATGAAGAAAAGCTGCTCAAGAGCATCGAACGGGTCACCAGGCAGAAGATCCCGGACGGCGACCTGATGGGCTTCGATGCCAGCCAGGTAGAAGCTGAAAAGCCTGAGGTGCGTGAGCGCCAGCAGAACAACGGCCGCGGCGGCCGCAACCAGCAGCAGGCCCGCGGCGAAGGCAGCAAAGACGCCAACGGCGGCCGCAAGGACAAGGGCAAGGACAAAGGCAAGGCCAAGCAGCAGGCCGCTGACAAGCCGGCCGACAAGGAAAAGTCCGGCGACAAGCAGCAGCAGCGCAAGCCGCGTGACAAGAAGCCACGCCAGCAGCAACAGGCCAGCAGCAATTCCGCACCGAAAGCGCCAGCCGATCGTGACCCGGAAGAATTCCTGGACGACGATGTCGACAACTTCGGTAACCGCGCCGACTACGTCAGCCCTTACCAGAACGGTAAAGGCCAAGGCCGCAACCGCCGTCCAGGTGGTGCAGGTCAGGGTCAAAGCCAGGGCAGCGGCCAGCGCAGCAACAGTGGCGGTGGCCAAGGCCAGGGCCGCAATGCTGGCGGCCAACAGCGCAGCGCCAGCGGCGACAAGCGCCCACGCAACAACAACGGTGGCGGCGCCCGTCGTGACAACAATGGCGGTGGCCGCAACCGTTCGGCCGGGCGTGACGATGCAGCGCGTCAGGAGCCGGCAGTACGCAGCACCCGCGAACAGCACCAGCCAGTGATCATCCGCAAGGAATCCAAGCTCGACCGTTACCCAACGCCAGAGCAGCTAGACGATCTGCCGAGCCGCCCGCGCGGTGAGCGCCCTGCACTGCTCACCCGCAAGGGCTGAGTCGCACATCAGGCATAAAAAAACGCCGCCCAATGGGCGGCGTTTTTCATTGCGTGGGGAATGCTTACTTCTGCTTCACACCTTCGACACTGATGTCCAGGTCCAGGGTCTGCGAAGTCGGGCCTGGGCCCTTGATGCCGAAGTCGTTCAGGTTCACCGTGGTGATTGCGTTGAAGCCAGCGCGCTCGCCGCCCCACGGGTCCTTGCCCTCACCGTTGAAGGTAGCCTTGAAGGTGACTGGCTTGGTCACGCCGTGCAGGGTCAGGTCGCCGGTCACGTCAGCAGTCTTCTCGCCAGTCGATTTGACGGCGGTGGAGACGAACTTGGCATCCGGGTACTTGGCGACGTCCAGGAAGTCCTTGCTGGCGATGTGCTTGTCACGCTCGGCGTGGTTCGACCACAGGCTGGCGGTTTTGACATCGACTTCGATCTTGCTGGCCTCAGGCTTGGCGCTATCCCAAGTGAACTTACCATCGAAGTCCTTGAAGGTGCCGTGGATGAAGCTGTAGCCCAGGTGGCTGATCTTCCAGTCGACGAACGCGTGCTGGCCTTCCTTGTCGATCTTGTACTCGGCAGCCATGGCCTGGCCGGCGGAGAACAGAGCGGTACCGAGCGCCAGAGCGGCAAAAGTCTTTTTCAACATCCTTACTTCCTTCCTATGCAATTGAGGTTGAGAGTCAAGCTTTGCGGCCCAGCATGCGAGTCAGGGTCGCGTCACGGTCGATGAAATGGTGTTTCAAGGCGGCCAGGGCATGCAGCACGGCGAAGATCACCAGGCCCCATGCCAGCCACAGATGAATCACGCCGGCCACGTCCGCCTGGTCGGGCAGGTCGCTGATCAGTGCCGGCACGTCGAACAGGCCGAACACTGGAATACCGACGCCGTCGGCAGTGGAAATCAGGTAACCGGCGATCATGACGGCAAACAGCCCCAGGTACAGCGCCAGATGCCCCAGCTTGGCCGCCATGCGGGTGAATGCCCCATGGTTGGCCGGAGCCGGCGGTGGCGGGGTGATGAAACGCCAGACCACACGCAGCAGCATCACCGCCAGCAACACCAGGCCGATGCTCTTGTGCAGGTCCGGGCCAGCCTTGCGCCAAGGGTCGTAGTAGTCGAGACCGACCATCCACAGGCCCAGGCCGAACAGACCGAAGAC carries:
- a CDS encoding acyl-CoA thioesterase → MNFHTRKWVKPEDLNPNGTLFGGSLLRWIDEEAAIYAIVQLGNQRVVTKYMSEINFVSASRQGDIIELGITATEFGRTSITLKCEVRNKITRKSILTVDKMVFVNLGEDGLPAAHGRTEIKYVQDQFPDSAVE
- the metF gene encoding methylenetetrahydrofolate reductase [NAD(P)H], encoding MSQDRRYSFEFFPTKTDAGHEKLMGVARQLAAYNPDFFSCTYGAGGSTRDRTLNTVLQLESEVKIPAAPHLSCVGDTKDELRALLAEYKAAGIKRIVALRGDLPSGMGMASGELRYASDLVEFIRQETGDHFHLEVAAYPEMHPQARNFEADLGNFVHKVKAGADSAITQYFFNADSYFYFVERAQKMGVDIPVVPGIMPITNYSKLARFSDACGAEIPRWIRKQLEAYADDTASIQAFGEEVITRMCEQLLQGGAPGLHFYTLNQAEASLAIWNNLKLPR
- the ahcY gene encoding adenosylhomocysteinase, which produces MSAVNTPAGFSDFKVADISLADWGRKEVIIAESEMPALMGLRRKYQAEQPLKGAKIIGCIHMTIQTAVLIETLVALGAEVRWSSCNIFSTQDQAAAAIAAAGIPVFAWKGETEQEYEWCIEQTILKDGQPWDANMVLDDGGDLTEILHKKYPAMLEKIHGVTEETTTGVHRLLDMLAKGELKVPAINVNDSVTKSKNDNKYGCRHSLNDAIKRGTDHLLSGKQALVIGYGDVGKGSAQSLRQEGMIVKVTEVDPICAMQACMDGFEVVSPFKDGINTGTEAGINADLLGRIDLIVTTTGNVNVCDANMLKALKKRAVVCNIGHFDNEIDTAFMRKNWAWEEVKPQVHKIHRTGAGTFDPQNDDYLILLAEGRLVNLGNATGHPSRIMDGSFANQVLAQIFLFEQKFAELPAAKKAERLTVEVLPKKLDEEVALEMVRGFGGVVTQLTPQQAEYIGVTVEGPFKPDAYRY
- a CDS encoding cytochrome b, which encodes MQLRNSPSRYGVVSIVLHWGVALAVFGLFGLGLWMVGLDYYDPWRKAGPDLHKSIGLVLLAVMLLRVVWRFITPPPPAPANHGAFTRMAAKLGHLALYLGLFAVMIAGYLISTADGVGIPVFGLFDVPALISDLPDQADVAGVIHLWLAWGLVIFAVLHALAALKHHFIDRDATLTRMLGRKA
- a CDS encoding YceI family protein; translation: MLKKTFAALALGTALFSAGQAMAAEYKIDKEGQHAFVDWKISHLGYSFIHGTFKDFDGKFTWDSAKPEASKIEVDVKTASLWSNHAERDKHIASKDFLDVAKYPDAKFVSTAVKSTGEKTADVTGDLTLHGVTKPVTFKATFNGEGKDPWGGERAGFNAITTVNLNDFGIKGPGPTSQTLDLDISVEGVKQK
- a CDS encoding substrate-binding periplasmic protein, producing the protein MPHIAQLLCILLLACLSPMALGERLRLVSDDWAPYVYRDGGRAKGIDYEVTTEVFRRLGVEVDWQFLPWKRCLALVEQGQADGVMDIFQVESRKAYLVYPTEPMSDVEFVLFQASDRRHAIRQLDDLSGLTVGTSPGYAYDKAFNESQAFRRETAPSHEANFGKLIRGRIDLLVTDRLVGRYLRKQLGLEQQVEELPLVISRQAQYLGLARKPGREQLAEAFAEELRRFKQEPAFEAIIQHYIGDTGNLAGAVEQQESSTLR
- a CDS encoding cation:proton antiporter, which translates into the protein MLELVAAFICLTTLLTYVNYRFIGLPPAIGVMVTALLFSLMLQGLSLIGFPGLEERVEGLMNQIDFNDLLMHWMLAFLLFAGALHVNLSDLRSYRWPIGLLATLGVLIATVVIGYLSHWVFAMFGWQVPLIYCLLFGALISPTDPIAVLGALRTANASKPLKTTIVGESLFNDGTAVVVFTVLLGIIQLGETPSVSDTAILFAREAIGGVLFGGVIGYATYRMIKSVEQYQVEVMLTLALVIGGSAMCYELHVSAPIAMVVAGLIIGNLGRNLAMNDMTRRYMDGFWELIDDMLNALLFALIGLELLLLPFNWLHLAAGGVLALAVLLSRLLTVAPAIVLLRRWRPVPKGTVRVLTWGGLRGGVSVALALSLPLGAERDLLLSITYIVVLSSILVQGLSIGRVVRKVSAQP
- a CDS encoding DEAD/DEAH box helicase, coding for MSFASLGLSEALVRAIEAAGYTQPTPVQQRAIPAVLQGRDLMVAAQTGTGKTGGFALPILERLFPAGHPDKSQRHGPRQPRVLVLTPTRELAAQVHDSFKVYARDLPLVSACIFGGVGMNPQIQAIAKGVDVLVACPGRLLDLAGQGKVDLAHVEILVLDEADRMLDMGFIHDVKKVLARLPAKRQNLLFSATFSKDITDLADKLLHNPERIEVTPPNTTVERIEQRVYRLPASHKRALLAHLITLGAWEQVLVFTRTKHGANRLAEYLEKHGLTAAAIHGNKSQNARTKALADFKANSVRVLVATDIAARGLDIDQLPHVVNFELPNVEEDYVHRIGRTGRAGRSGEAISMVAPDEEKLLKSIERVTRQKIPDGDLMGFDASQVEAEKPEVRERQQNNGRGGRNQQQARGEGSKDANGGRKDKGKDKGKAKQQAADKPADKEKSGDKQQQRKPRDKKPRQQQQASSNSAPKAPADRDPEEFLDDDVDNFGNRADYVSPYQNGKGQGRNRRPGGAGQGQSQGSGQRSNSGGGQGQGRNAGGQQRSASGDKRPRNNNGGGARRDNNGGGRNRSAGRDDAARQEPAVRSTREQHQPVIIRKESKLDRYPTPEQLDDLPSRPRGERPALLTRKG